The following proteins come from a genomic window of Purpureocillium takamizusanense chromosome 13, complete sequence:
- a CDS encoding uncharacterized protein (TransMembrane:1 (i124-144o)~COG:K~EggNog:ENOG503PCT3), with product MQSQTLRSNGDVEGRLQRLERAVFAAAVSNAGVLPPRPGAPLCRFDAYTPFGFKLPSVPVSRNSDGEAVPYATQLSIKLPPFVGAIQLFEHFTQICQPNWGVLHIPSTRALLSRTYQSQETGEPIAIADLLLLFSIFAAAAFNWTPSLLETFKSTPADAKAVFTSFNALALSVLDNDVSPVRPSTTALAALSNLAHLSTNSRGLSDNVLLLRVRCLLMARSMGVDRLDTRKSREERARKGCNEIELQVQRRVWWNLVGFDWLNAFPGSSHEGTYMIQPRHMNVGLPSNAPDELITEDKAVDLPLDTPTPMSAFIYRVKLAEVCRNAVDALPSALHDTEDADYSVVMDLDTAFNDYLRDLPWFFRLDASSMKQSTQACTEQPMLAVHRVGLNFSAQIRLCRLHRPYHLLMADSSNDPRHAYSRTACVRAAHTVLELRRAMDDIGTRVGVQPARSWIVMQHVFIAALILATDVSRDPDRAGGPDARRAKVLAACKVLERSTEEASGALMDGVQKNLQTLMAALREKRDPASVQRPASSAATTARRPSSRAAAAAATAADDAGQGIVSRGSGGNVNPGGATLPEAMQGLEGTGSSDDGSLDQLWSDFLHVAPQLDVPQWDLLLDDIELPSFAL from the exons ATGCAGAGCCAGACGCT CAGGAGCAATGGAGACGTTGAAGGTCGCCTTCAGAGGCTGGAACGCGCAgtctttgccgccgccgtcagcaaTGCCGGAGTGTTGCCCCCTCGGCCAGGGGCTCCACTGTGCAGGTTCGATG CATATACTCCTTTTGGGTTCAAGCTGCCGTCTGTGCCCGTGAGCAGGAACTCCGATGGTGAGGCTGTACCCTACGCCACGCAGCTTTCGATCAAGCTCCCTCCCTTTGTCGGAGCAATACAACTGTTCGAACACTTTACGCAAATATGCCAGCCAAACTGGGGCGTCTTACACATTCCTTCCACGAGGGCGTTGCTATCGAGAACGTACCAGTCCCAAGAGACTGGTGAGCCGATTGCAATTGCGGACCTGCTACTGTTGTTTAGTAtctttgccgctgccgccttcaATTGGACCCCGTCGTTGCTGGAGACATTCAAGTCGACGCCTGCCGATGCCAAGGCGGTGTTTACAAGCTTCAACGCCCTCGCCTTGTCGGTGCTTGACAATGATGTGTCGCCAGTGAGGCCCTCGACcacggccctcgccgcgctgagTAACCTGGCGCACCTGAGCACCAACTCACGTGGGCTGTCCGACAATGTTCTCCTGTTGCGTGTCAGATGCCTCCTCATGGCGCGGTCTATGGGTGTTGACCGTCTCGACACACGCAAGAGTCGCGAGGAGCGTGCCCGGAAGGGGTGCAACGAGATTGAGCTGCAGGTCCAACGACGGGTTTGGTGGAATCTGGTCGGGTTTGACTG GTTGAATGCGTTTCCGGGGAGCTCGCACGAGGGCACGTATATGATACAGCCAAGGCATATGAACGTCGGGTTACCAAGCAACGCCCCTGACGAACTCATTACGGAAGACAAGGCCGTGGACCTTCCTCTTGATACGCCGACTCCCATGTCGGCGTTTATATACCGCGTCAAACTGGCAGAGGTGTGCCGAaacgccgtcgatgccctgcCCTCCGCATTACACGACACCGAGGACGCGGATTACAGCGTCGTCATGGATCTAGACACCGCCTTCAACGACTACCTGCGCGACTTGCCATGGTTCTTCCGTCTCGACGCGTCCAGCATGAAGCAATCCACGCAGGCATGCACCGAGCAGCccatgctcgccgtccacCGCGTCGGCCTCAACTTTAGCGCCCAGATACGCCTCTGTCGCCTGCACCGCCCGTACCACCTCCTGATGGCGGACTCGAGCAACGACCCGCGCCATGCCTACTCGCGGACGGCGTGcgtccgcgccgcgcacacggtgctcgagctgcggcgcgccatggacgacatcGGCACGCGCGTCGGGGTGCAGCCCGCGCGCTCGTGGATCGTGATGCAGCACGTCTTCATCGCGGCGCTGATCCTCGCGACGGACGTGTCGCGGGATCCGGACCGCGCCGGGGGGCCGGATGCGCGCAGGGCAAAGGTGCTGGCCGCGTGCAAGGTGCTGGAGCGCTCGACCGAGGAGGCGTCGGGCGCGTTGATGGACGGCGTGCAGAAGAACCTCCAGacgctcatggcggcgctgcgagaGAAGCGGGATCCCGCGTCGGTGCAacggccggcgagctcggcggcgacgacagccaggaggccaagctcacgagcggcagcagcagcagccacggcggcggatgacgCGGGGCAGGGAATCGTGAGTCGAGGCTCAGGGGGCAATGTGAACCCTGGAGGAGCTACGCTTCCCGAAGCCATGCAGGGCTTGGAAGGGACGGGATCCTCGGACGATGGAAGCCTCGATCAGCTGTGGTCGGATTTTCTGCACGTTGCGCCCCAGCTCGATGTGCCGCAGTGGGatctgctgctggacgaCATTGAGCTCCCGTCGTTTGCACTGTAG
- a CDS encoding uncharacterized protein (EggNog:ENOG50KOG0381~COG:B) translates to MPPVFRSSVSYKHPTMSQPSQGLLSSLRDGSGRPVRGRSAYHFFADEHRMRVSEERPDMTPGEVGQILGEMWHAQTIAQRAPYERMAAEDKDRYEAEVREWQAELERRNADAR, encoded by the exons ATGCCACCAGTCTTCCGATCGAGCGTCTCCTACAAGCATCCGACCATGTCACAACCATCACAAGGGTTATTGTCCTCTCTGCGAGACG gctccggccggccggtgaGGGGCCGTTCAGCATATCATTtcttcgccgacgagcaccgCATGCGCGTCTCGGAAGAGCGTCCGGACATGACGCCAGGGGAAGTCGGTCAAATCTTGGGAGAAATGTGGCACGCGCAGACCATCGCCCAGCGAGCCCCGTACGAGCGAATGGCTGCCGAAGATAAAGACCGCTATGAAGCCGAGGTACGGGAGTGGCAG GCGGAGCTTGAGCGACGAAACGCCGACGCGCGGTAA
- a CDS encoding uncharacterized protein (SECRETED:SignalP(1-18~SECRETED:cutsite=VSG-LV~SECRETED:prob=0.3930)~COG:S~EggNog:ENOG503PEV2) encodes MQFPWTLTLCCLVAVVSGLVARQPNANSTLPGSTAPIPGYSLFVPSWEVEVRTGERVVLNGTVHEVHHQLLKLNPDWESFAASRRKRSVLERRGPSPDTTDHKCGGHPKGSKYYPKVLKDTAESLFWTDGVPKSAAGPQTCARIGCELDTGTWWCNHDTKEKSLEAWSNVANVVKKMYRERLCWQERATEVSHPDKWSVLVAGEDGLKC; translated from the exons ATGCAGTTTCCTTGGACGCTCACGTTATGTTGTCTCGTTGCAGTG GTGTCTGGTcttgtcgcccgccagccaaaCGCAAACTCGACACTTCCAggctcgacggccccgaTTCCAGGCTACAGTCTCTTCGTACCCTCGtgggaggtggaggtgcgGACAGGCGAGAGGGTTGTCCTCAATGGCACCGTCCATGAGGTCCACCACCAGCTCCTCAAGCTCAACCCCGACTGGGAGTCCTTTGCCGCTTCGCGAAGAAAGCGCAGCGTCCTCGAACGGCGTGGCCCTTCGCCAGACACGACAGATCACAAATGTGGTGGCCATCCAAAGGGAAGCAAATACTATCCCAAAGTGCTCAAAGACACGGCAGAGAGCCTGTTTTGGACGGATGGAGTCCCCaagagcgccgccgggccgcaAACTTGCGCTCGAATCGGATGCGAGCTCGATACTGGCACATGGTGGTGCAACCAC GATACCAAGGAGAAGTCGCTGGAAGCATGGAGTAACGTCGCGAATGTGGTGAAGAAGATGTACCGTGAGAGGCTGTGTTGGCAAGAACGAGCAACAGAGGTCTCACATCCGGACAAGTGGAGCGTTCTTGTGGCGGGAGAGGACGGCTTGAAGTGCTGA
- a CDS encoding uncharacterized protein (COG:T~EggNog:ENOG503Q5FT) translates to MITIRPSVPTIWARKLPTSPSSYQFHCYVNKGITASMVFRRFASSGVWARNMKGRVLGSQVPPSPELLPPEHLVDEERVPGYKPEHYYPANPGDILGTRYRLEAKVGWGSSSTVWLARDIRRGNWFTTTRHVAVKLCNSDATEEDMTHELDITMQLSSANPQYPGRAALGTAIEGFVATSPMGRSHLVLVFEPLREPLWLLRRRITHTDYVTHESLPLIKAYLRILLEGLDYMHTQGHVIHTDLKLDNIMVTFEDQSTVDKFVQAQATHPLARKHGHNRIVYRCHNNFGPILHGLGNIVPQITDFGLAQRGDKAGVLTHPIQPNEFRSPEVLLGVGWSYSADIWNFGVLVWELLTGSSLFRQSRTEPYLPVQHLADMIALIGPIPPVLLQRERRMRDWRWSPAVLNPQGRPSINAAEFYNGPFFDDDGNFLRGDLVPRERTLEDEVPQCVLEENNAARFLAFMRSMLCWAPEERATAHDLLYDPWLDPNLAKSGT, encoded by the exons ATGATCACCATTCGACCATCAGTACCCACGATTTGGGCTCGTAAATTACCGACCAGCCCTTCTTCTTATCAATTTCATTGCTATGTAAACAAAGGCATCACCGCCAGCATGGTTTTCAGGCGGTTCGCTTCGAGCGGCGTTTGGGCTCGCAACATGAAAGGGAGGGTTCTCGGATCACAAGTGCCGCCGTCACCCGAGCTGCTCCCGCCTGAGcatctcgtcgatgaggagaGGGTTCCCGGATACAAGCCCGAGCACTATTATCCCGCAAATCCTGGTGATATCTTGGGAACTAGGTATCGGCTGGAGGCCAAGGTTGGTTgggggtcgtcgtccaccgTGTGGCTCGCGCGCGACATTCGAAG GGGCAATTGGTTTACGACAACAAGGCATGTTGCTGTGAAGCTCTGCAACTCCGATGCCACTGAGGAAGACATGACGCATGAGTTGGACATTACCATGCAATTGTCATCTGCAAATCCTCAATATCCGGGGCGTGCTGCCCTAGGGACGGCGATTGAAGGATTTGTGGCAACGTCGCCCATGGGACGCAGTCATCTTGTCCTTGTATTCGAACCTCTGCGAGAGCCACTCTGGCTTTTGAGGAGACGCATCACGCACACAGACTATGTTACACATGAATCTCTGCCTCTCATCAAGGCTTACCTTAGAATCCTCCTCGAAGGGCTCGACTACATGCACACGCAAGGCCATGTTATCCACACGG ACTTGAAACTCGACAACATTATGGTCACGTTCGAGGACCAGTCAACCGTCGACAAGTTCGTTCAGGCGCAGGCTACCCATCCATTAGCTCGCAAACACGGCCACAATCGTATAGTATACCGTTGTCACAACAATTTCGGCCCTATTTTGCACGGTCTCGGTAATATTGTACCGCAGATAACCGACTTTGGCCTTGCTCAACGCGGCGACAAAGCCGGAGTGCTCACTCACCCCATACAACCCAACGAATTCCGCTCGCCCGAAGTCCTCCTCGGAGTCGGCTGGTCCTACAGCGCAGACATCTGGAACTTTGGCGTTTTG GTTTGGGAGCTCTTGACTGGAAGTTCCCTGTTTCGACAATCAAGGACGGAGCCATACCTTCCCGTTCAGCACCTGGCAGACATGATCGCTCTCATTGGGCCGATTCCCCCTGTGCTGCTCCAGCGGGAGAGACGCATGCGCGATTGGCGATGGTCTCCAGCCGTCCTAAATCCTCAAGGAAGACCCTCTATCAACGCTGCCGAGTTCTACAATGGTCCCTTctttgatgatgatg GTAACTTTTTGCGAGGTGACCTGGTTCCCAGGGAGCGAACCCTTGAAGATGAGGTGCCTCAATGTGTTCTTGAAGAGAATAATGCTGCCCGTTTTCTTGCCTTTATGAGGAGCATGCTTTGCTGGGCTCCCGAGGAGCGTGCAACGGCTCACGATCTCTTGTACGATCCCTGGTTGGACCCAAACCTAGCCAAATCAGGAACTTAG